The Cellulophaga sp. RHA19 genome includes the window ATTACCATTACATCATAAGCTGCTTGGTTTGCTACAAGTAATTTTCCGTTACGGTCGTAAATATAACCGCGTTCAGGAAAGTCATAAATAGCTTTAATGGCAGCATCTTCTAAAATTTGATTTGGAGAAAAACTAAAAATTTGCAAATAAGATAGTCTTCCTAAAAAGGTAAGACCTATTAAGATAATGAAAGATGAAAGAAGAATTTTTTTCATTTTTTCTGAATACTAAACAATGATTTTATTAGTAGGCAAAGGAGTAAGGATGCACTACCAACAATTAAAACTTTCTTTAAAATTAATAACAAATTATTGAAACTAAAAATTTCTAGAGAAAAGAAAATCAAATGATGAAATAATATTAATAAGGCTAAAAAAGTAACCTGCTGTAATGTAGTTGTAGAGGTCATTTTAAAGTTTTGAAAATCGTAGTTAACCCCAAAACAAAAACGCATTATTCCAGATCTTAAATAAGCAATTGTTAAACATGCGGCCGTATGTATAGCCATAGTGTCAGATAAAAAGTCTATGGTAAGACCAAGAAAAAAACTAACAACAAGTAAAATAGACAAATTTTCTTTTACAGGATACCAATAAAAAAACAAAATGTAGACCATAGGGTTTATAAACCCTAAAAAGTTAAGGTTATTAAAAACCAGTACTTGTGCTAGAACAAGAAAGAGAAACCGAATAATATGTAGTGCAAGTTTATTGTTTAGCATTATTTTATTCTCTTTTCTAATTCTTTAATTTCTACAATGTCTTTATTTTTTATGATGTAAACATTTTTAATATTAGCCATATCCTGAAATAAGGTTATGTTAATATGGTATACGTTTTCAGATTTTTTTAAGCTGTAATCTTTAATAACGCCAATAGGAATATCTTTAGGGAAAATACTAGAACTAGCTCCTGTAACAATAGTATCACCTATATTTAGCTTAACTAATCTAGGGATATCTGTTAGTTGTACCGTATTAAAATTTTTAGTATCCCAAATAAGAGAGCCAAAATAATCTAAGTTTTTAAGTTTGGCATTAATTGTAGACTTTGTATTTAGTATGCTTTGTACTAATGAAAAATTGTTAGATGTATGGTCTATAATACCTAAAATACCATTAGACGTTATAACACCCATATCTTCTTTTATATTCTGATTTTTACCTGCGTTTATAGTAATGTAGTTTTTAGATAGCGAGTAGCTATTTTTAATAACATTTGCTTTAATTACATTGTATGTTGAGGTAGAATCTGTTTTTAGACTGTCTGGACTAACAATATTTTTATTAAAAAGTAAATTACGTAGCCTTTTGTTTTCCTCTAAAAGAGTGTTGTTTTCTTCTTGTAAAGAAAAGTAAGTAGACACATTGGTAGATGTTTGGTAAATATTACCAGAAAACCAATTTGTAGAATTCAAAAACTTAGATTGATGATATGAGTTTGCCTGTACCGTAAAACCCAATGCAATTAGTAATAAAAAAACATACAGTAGTCCGTTTTTGTTTCTTATTAAAAAGTTGATAATTTGCTGCATTCATTTTACATATTTGGCGGTATAAACTTAAGCTTATACTTATGTTATAAAAACATCCTAATTAATTATTTAATTAGGATATTCTTATAACGTTCTAAGTTTTTAAGAGCAATACCTGTTCCTCTAACAACTGCGCGTAAAGGATCTTCTGCTATATATACGGGTAAATCTGTCTTTTGGGATAACCTGCGGTCTAATCCTCTTAACATAGATCCACCACCTGCAAGGTAAATACCTGTGTTATAGATATCTGCAGCTAATTCTGGTGGAGTCTGAGATAAAGTTTCCATTACCGCATCTTCAATTCTTAAGATAGATTTGTCTAAGGCCTTAGCAATTTCTCGGTAAGAAATAGAAACCTGTTTAGGTTTACCTGTTAATAAATCTCTACCTTGTACAGACATTTCTTCAGGTGGTTCTTGTAAATCTTCAGTAGCAGAACCTATTGTTATTTTTATGTTTTCAGCAGTACTTTCACCAACATAAAGGTTGTGTTGTGTACGCATATAATAAATAATATCATTTGTAAATACATCGCCTGCAATTTTTACAGACTTGTCACAAACAATACCACCTAATGCAATAACAGCAATTTCTGTAGTACCACCACCTATATCTACAATCATATTACCTTTAGGCTGCATAATGTCTAATCCAATACCAATAGCTGCTGCCATAGGTTCATGAATTAAATAAACCTCTTTACCGTTTACACGTTCACAAGATTCTTTTACTGCTCGCATTTCTACTTCTGTAATACCAGAAGGAATACAAACAACCATACGCAATGCAGGCGGAAACCATTTCTTTTTTAATGCAGGTATGTTTTTAATAAACATATTTATCATCTTTTCAGACGCATCAAAATCTGCAATTACACCATCTTTAAGTGGTCTAATTGTTTTTATATTTTCATGGGTTTTACCTTGCATCATATTGGCATCTTTACCAACTGCAATTATTTTTCCGCTAATTCTATCTCTAGCAACAATAGAAGGGCTATCTACAACAACTTTGTCTAAATGTATTATTAGTGTATTAGCTGTTCCAAGATCTATAGCTATCTCTTCTGTAAAAAAATCAAAAAATCCCATGTATTATATATTGGTTTCTGGACTAAAAGTAAGTTTAATCGACGAATGTAACAAAATTAATGTTTAAAATGACGTGTGCCAGTCATTACCATAGA containing:
- the mreC gene encoding rod shape-determining protein MreC, which codes for MQQIINFLIRNKNGLLYVFLLLIALGFTVQANSYHQSKFLNSTNWFSGNIYQTSTNVSTYFSLQEENNTLLEENKRLRNLLFNKNIVSPDSLKTDSTSTYNVIKANVIKNSYSLSKNYITINAGKNQNIKEDMGVITSNGILGIIDHTSNNFSLVQSILNTKSTINAKLKNLDYFGSLIWDTKNFNTVQLTDIPRLVKLNIGDTIVTGASSSIFPKDIPIGVIKDYSLKKSENVYHINITLFQDMANIKNVYIIKNKDIVEIKELEKRIK
- a CDS encoding rod shape-determining protein; the protein is MGFFDFFTEEIAIDLGTANTLIIHLDKVVVDSPSIVARDRISGKIIAVGKDANMMQGKTHENIKTIRPLKDGVIADFDASEKMINMFIKNIPALKKKWFPPALRMVVCIPSGITEVEMRAVKESCERVNGKEVYLIHEPMAAAIGIGLDIMQPKGNMIVDIGGGTTEIAVIALGGIVCDKSVKIAGDVFTNDIIYYMRTQHNLYVGESTAENIKITIGSATEDLQEPPEEMSVQGRDLLTGKPKQVSISYREIAKALDKSILRIEDAVMETLSQTPPELAADIYNTGIYLAGGGSMLRGLDRRLSQKTDLPVYIAEDPLRAVVRGTGIALKNLERYKNILIK
- the mreD gene encoding rod shape-determining protein MreD — encoded protein: MLNNKLALHIIRFLFLVLAQVLVFNNLNFLGFINPMVYILFFYWYPVKENLSILLVVSFFLGLTIDFLSDTMAIHTAACLTIAYLRSGIMRFCFGVNYDFQNFKMTSTTTLQQVTFLALLILFHHLIFFSLEIFSFNNLLLILKKVLIVGSASLLLCLLIKSLFSIQKK